A window from Calditrichia bacterium encodes these proteins:
- a CDS encoding pyridoxamine 5'-phosphate oxidase family protein gives MGNRTTELSEKQITFIESQNIFFVGTATADSRVNISPKGMDSLRVIDNKRVIWLNVTGSGNETAAHVQEHPRMTLMFVAFEGAPLILRLYGTAKAIHRNDPEWNVLISLFSPLPGARQIFDLAVELVQASCGTGVPYFDYAGNRDQLSNWAAKKGDEGIKAYWLKSNQQSLDGKPTHIKNKNM, from the coding sequence ATGGGTAATCGAACCACCGAACTCAGTGAAAAGCAGATTACATTCATCGAATCACAAAATATATTTTTTGTCGGCACAGCAACGGCGGACAGCCGGGTAAACATCTCGCCAAAAGGGATGGACTCGCTGCGAGTGATCGACAATAAACGGGTGATTTGGCTGAACGTGACCGGCAGCGGCAACGAAACGGCCGCACATGTGCAGGAACACCCGCGGATGACGTTGATGTTCGTGGCATTTGAAGGTGCACCGCTCATTTTGCGGCTGTATGGCACTGCCAAAGCTATTCACCGCAATGATCCCGAATGGAATGTACTGATCTCGCTTTTCTCTCCGCTTCCCGGCGCGCGGCAGATATTTGATCTGGCTGTTGAATTGGTGCAGGCATCCTGCGGCACCGGTGTTCCCTATTTCGATTATGCGGGTAACCGCGATCAGCTCAGTAATTGGGCTGCCAAAAAGGGCGATGAGGGCATAAAAGCATATTGGCTCAAAAGCAACCAGCAAAGTCTCGATGGCAAACCGACACATATCAAAAACAAAAATATGTAA
- a CDS encoding biopolymer transporter ExbD has protein sequence MKRLIYVLVTIAAAIAILSCEQQSHSSAIESITITIKADQTIQINDENVTLSALATTLKSLNIDSETVVNIIAENDVEMGTLNDVQQAIRSVNIEKVVNKKS, from the coding sequence ATGAAGCGGTTAATTTATGTTTTGGTAACAATTGCTGCCGCGATTGCAATTCTTAGCTGCGAGCAGCAAAGCCATTCATCTGCGATCGAAAGCATAACGATCACCATAAAGGCCGACCAGACAATCCAGATCAACGATGAAAATGTGACCTTGAGCGCGTTGGCAACCACCCTGAAATCACTAAATATCGATAGTGAAACGGTAGTAAATATTATTGCTGAAAATGACGTGGAAATGGGAACACTTAACGATGTCCAACAAGCCATCAGATCGGTAAACATTGAAAAAGTAGTCAACAAAAAAAGCTGA
- a CDS encoding CHAT domain-containing protein, translated as MNHKNAYDSAAVEFRTAGKLYETIANSTGNEKFWIKAIDSYLSAANSLQNISEYDTCKYLIEKSLAIGRNHIGENNLVVGKCYYHKALINKDLGNYRDADKELDISGTIYKSLPDVPVKTWGSWNNLKGVIKYYLTEFDLAIPFYEKALECYADPANPDSIRIANVYSNFGLVYYKKFEFDESIRFQQKALNIRRELFGENDISIGFSYNNLGIVYQSNGDFDKALHYHQMALDILIAHIGDNNIDAAGLLYNIALDEYELKKYEDALKNAQRSVNLRKAFLGNDHPDIAWSYVLIGTTLDQLGQPDAAIDTLNHAIRIFQKSIGKRNEFVAYAYSRLAKIYNNQNAYVSALETIQKGMDSHRKDDRVTHYLTNPSDDELPINGNLIQLLCAKTITLMALINNGNDANKPTDKLLELAFETANITIKKFNEFVYLNSDDQNSITELDQFFNLYPAGINAGLELYRKTGNQQYLIESYNFIKQSKYISLRKMLEESKARRFAGIPDSLLLVEKNLRRSLVKTRLEIDELTLEEKSEVNNTQLTELQNRLFALNLDHRNLINSFKNKYPKYYQLISPESDVPLTELQSQLSDDEAVIDYFYYDKTLFAAVITANDIQINKQTIDDTFDETIDKHFNALKHIDFEDYRNTGTALYNTLVYPLKNQLTGIRKLIIIPGGKLHYIPFESLLTNSAVDNGFSELPYLLRDYQISYHYHSSLIKRNKTVSGFTQPVDFVGFAPVFTDGEDIQASSIIKSSIFEYLKGLLDYRSVTVDGKSFVGLPYSAIEIRKIHQLFVDQKLKTTIFLNNESTEAQFVSIARQANIIHIATHGLINANNPSLSGLLFYDVTDTTSIDDGIFRSDEAFNLNLNADLLVMSSCESGIGKLKKGEGMIALTRGFLYAGARNIIHSLWKVNDKHTSELMVELYNNILNGQDYGEALHNAKLKLIAGERTAFPASWSSFVLIGR; from the coding sequence TTGAATCATAAAAATGCATACGATAGCGCCGCGGTTGAATTCAGAACAGCCGGAAAACTATATGAAACTATTGCAAATTCAACCGGAAATGAAAAATTCTGGATAAAAGCTATTGACAGTTATTTGAGTGCGGCCAATAGCTTGCAAAATATTAGTGAATATGACACCTGCAAATATTTGATCGAAAAATCGTTGGCAATTGGACGAAATCATATTGGAGAGAACAATTTAGTAGTTGGAAAATGCTACTACCATAAAGCACTGATTAATAAAGATTTAGGCAATTATAGAGATGCCGATAAAGAACTGGATATTTCCGGTACAATATATAAATCGTTGCCGGATGTTCCTGTTAAAACCTGGGGTTCCTGGAATAACCTTAAAGGTGTGATAAAATATTACTTAACTGAATTCGATTTGGCGATCCCTTTTTATGAAAAAGCATTGGAATGTTATGCTGATCCTGCAAATCCTGATAGTATTAGAATCGCGAATGTGTATAGCAATTTTGGATTGGTCTACTATAAAAAATTCGAGTTTGACGAATCGATTCGGTTTCAACAAAAAGCGTTGAATATCCGGAGGGAATTGTTTGGCGAGAATGATATTTCCATTGGATTTAGCTATAACAATTTGGGCATTGTATATCAATCAAACGGTGATTTTGATAAAGCATTGCATTATCATCAAATGGCGCTGGATATCTTGATTGCCCATATCGGGGATAACAACATCGACGCTGCTGGGTTGTTATACAATATTGCATTGGATGAGTACGAATTAAAAAAATATGAAGATGCCTTGAAAAATGCGCAACGGTCGGTAAATCTCCGAAAAGCTTTTTTGGGGAACGATCATCCGGATATTGCATGGTCATATGTCCTGATCGGTACCACTCTGGATCAGTTAGGCCAGCCTGATGCCGCGATTGATACATTGAATCATGCGATCAGAATTTTTCAAAAATCAATTGGGAAAAGAAATGAGTTCGTAGCATATGCATACTCCCGGTTGGCAAAAATTTATAACAATCAAAACGCGTATGTTAGCGCATTGGAAACGATCCAAAAAGGGATGGATTCTCACAGAAAAGATGATCGGGTAACTCATTATTTAACAAATCCCTCTGACGATGAATTACCGATAAATGGGAATCTGATTCAATTGTTATGTGCGAAAACAATTACGTTAATGGCACTTATCAATAATGGAAACGATGCAAATAAACCAACTGATAAATTGTTGGAATTGGCGTTTGAAACCGCGAATATAACAATCAAAAAATTCAATGAATTTGTGTACCTGAATAGCGATGACCAAAATAGCATAACCGAACTCGATCAGTTTTTTAATTTATATCCTGCCGGAATAAATGCCGGATTGGAACTCTATCGGAAAACCGGAAATCAACAATACCTGATAGAATCCTACAATTTTATTAAACAGAGTAAATACATATCTCTGCGAAAAATGTTGGAAGAATCAAAAGCCAGACGTTTTGCAGGCATCCCGGATTCATTGCTTCTAGTTGAGAAAAATCTCCGCCGGAGTTTGGTAAAAACCCGGTTGGAGATTGATGAATTAACGCTCGAAGAAAAATCCGAAGTAAATAACACCCAACTGACTGAGCTGCAAAACCGGTTGTTTGCACTCAACTTGGATCACCGGAACCTGATCAATTCGTTTAAAAATAAATATCCCAAATATTATCAACTGATCTCACCTGAGTCGGACGTTCCATTAACTGAATTACAGTCCCAATTGAGTGATGATGAGGCGGTCATCGATTATTTTTATTACGATAAGACGTTGTTTGCGGCAGTCATCACAGCTAATGATATTCAGATAAATAAACAGACCATCGATGATACATTTGACGAAACCATCGACAAACATTTTAATGCATTAAAACATATTGATTTTGAAGATTACCGAAACACCGGTACAGCGTTATACAATACCTTGGTGTATCCGTTGAAAAATCAATTAACCGGCATTCGTAAACTGATTATAATTCCCGGCGGAAAGCTGCATTATATACCGTTTGAATCGTTGTTAACAAATTCTGCAGTCGACAATGGTTTTAGTGAATTGCCGTATTTGTTACGGGATTACCAGATTTCATATCATTATCATTCATCCCTGATTAAGCGAAATAAAACGGTATCAGGATTTACACAACCAGTTGATTTTGTTGGGTTTGCGCCGGTATTTACCGATGGGGAGGATATTCAGGCAAGTTCAATCATCAAATCATCCATATTTGAATATCTGAAAGGTTTACTGGATTACAGATCGGTAACTGTTGATGGCAAATCCTTCGTTGGGTTGCCCTATAGTGCAATTGAAATCCGGAAAATCCATCAACTTTTTGTTGATCAAAAGCTAAAAACAACCATATTTTTAAATAACGAAAGCACAGAAGCCCAGTTTGTATCGATTGCCCGCCAGGCAAATATCATACACATTGCCACGCATGGATTAATTAACGCCAACAATCCATCGCTTTCCGGTTTACTGTTTTATGATGTCACCGATACGACATCAATCGATGATGGTATTTTTCGCTCTGATGAGGCGTTCAATCTAAATTTGAATGCCGATTTATTGGTTATGAGCAGTTGCGAAAGCGGTATAGGCAAGCTGAAAAAAGGGGAGGGCATGATTGCACTAACGCGTGGGTTTTTGTATGCCGGTGCCCGGAATATTATCCACTCACTCTGGAAAGTAAATGATAAACATACCAGTGAATTGATGGTGGAATTATACAACAACATATTGAACGGACAAGATTATGGCGAAGCGTTGCACAATGCCAAACTGAAACTGATTGCCGGAGAAAGAACCGCATTTCCGGCATCGTGGAGCAGTTTTGTGCTTATCGGTCGGTGA